GGGCTTCACTACCGAGCATTCTTTGATCGTGATTCTGAGTATCTTAGTGATTAGTATAGTGGCTTCTTTGGCTTTTCCGAAGAAAAAGGCACACGTTAAGCTATAGGTATTAATAGCTAAGGCTATTGTCATTACATTTTCATGTACAAGACATTATAACCTTTAATTTCTTCTGCAATTAAATTTTTAGCCTTTACTTTTCCTCATAATCTATTAATTTAGCGCAGTAGTTATTTTATAATCGGAATGCTACTCCTACACGGCTAAATTGATCTGCATTATGATACCTTTCAGTAACCTACTAGTTTTTTCTTTGGCAGCTTTGATATTGGTGATAAGTCCCGGGCCAAACATGTTGTACCTTATTTCCAGGTCTATTACCCAGGGTAAAAAAGCAGGGTTGATCTCTTTGGCCGGTGTAATCTGCGGTTTTCTTTTCCATATTGTAATGGTATCTTTTGGTTTAACAGCTGTGCTTTTCGCAGTACCCTATGCTTATGATACTTTGAGGATTCTTGGTGTTTTATACTTATTGTACCTGGCCTATCAAGCCGTTAAACCCAATAGCAAAAGTATTTTTGAAGCCCCGCAAGATTTACCACACGATAAACCGTCTAAGTTATTCAGTATAGGTTTTTTAACCAATGTGCTAAATCCAAAAGTGGCAGTTTTTTATCTTTCGTTTTTTCCTCAATTTATAAAATCCGAATATGGTTCTGTTATGACCCAAAGTTTGCAGCTTGGTATTACGCAGGTTTTGGTAAGCTTTACCATTAATTTAATTATTGTACTATCTGCTTCAAAAGTGGCGGTATTTTTTGCCAAAAGTCCGAAATGGGTTAAAGTCCAAAAATGGTTTATGGCAAGCGTGTTAATGGGTTTGGCATTTAAAATGGCATTAAGCAAAGCAAAATAAGCGTTACAGCTAGTAATCTCTGGCTAAAATTTGTACTTTCAGCAACTAAACTATTATTCCTAATGAAATATCTTTTCGCTTCAGCGCTTCTTTGTACCACTTTGTTTGTAAATGCCCAGGATAAATTCGGTGATGTTTTTGCCAAGATCAATGCCGATGTACAGCAAAATTCAAAAGCTTATCAAACACTTAAATATGAAACCGAAACTATCGGTCACCGTTTAACGGGTTCTACAAACGGCGCAAAAGCCGAGCAATATGCTTTTGATTTATTAAAATCTTATGGCTGCGAGGTGAAATTTCAACCTTTTGAAGTAGAAAGCTGGGCCAGAAAAACCATCAGCGTAGAAATTGGTAACGATAAAAACAACCTGACCAAAATGAAAGCGGTTACCTTAGCACATTCGCCGGTTAGTGCAGACGTTACTGGCGAAATAGTAGATGCAGGTAATGGATTGGAGGCAGACTATCAAGCCAGTCCGGAGAAGTTTAAAGGTAAAATTGCACTGATTTATCTTGGTGTATTACCCGGTTCTCCTGCTGGGACAAAATCATTGCACCGCTCGGAAAAGACCGCTATTGCAACAAAATATGGAGCCATTGGGGTGATTATTATCAACACCGTAAAAGATGGGGTACTTTTAACCGGAACCGCTTCGGTAACGGGTAAATTAATTTCAATCCCTGCAGTTTGTATCGGTTTAGAAGATGGTACAGCTTTGAAGGAAAAAATTAAATCGCAGCCGCAGATCGCGCATATCGCCATGACCAATTTCTCAGGTTTGATTAAAGCTAGAAACGTAGTGGCTACTTTTAAGGGAACAGAATGGCCGAAAGATAAAATTGTTGTGGGCGGACATTTGGATAGCTGGGATTTGGCAACCGGAGCAATCGATAACGGTATAGGTTCTTTCGCCATTATGGATATGGCACGGACTTTTAAAAAACTGAATTTAAAAACCAAACGTACCGTAGAGTTTGTGCTGTTTATGGGTGAGGAACAAGGTTTGTTAGGCTCTAAAGCTTATATCGATCAGGCTAAGAAAGACAAAACATTAAGCCAGGTTAAGTTTATGTTGAACTATGACATGACCAACGATCCAAAAGGTTTTTCTACCTCACGTGCAGAAATGAAAGATTTGTTTACGGCTTGGGGAGCTGATATTGTAAAAATAGATACCGGTTTCAAAAATCTGTTTAATGCTGGTGCAGGTTTGCATAGCGATCATCAGCCATTTATGTTAGAGGGGATACCTACAGGTGGTGGTTTTGGTGGTAAACTACCAAACAATTCTGGCCCATTTTATCATTCAGATGGCGATAGCTTTAAATTGGTAGATGAGCAAGAGCTTAAAAATACAGTGCGTTACAGCGCCATGTTAACTTACGCTTTAGCCAATACGCCGAAAATTCCGGTTGGTGTGCAGGGCGAAGAAGAATTAAGGGCTTTCTTGGAATCTCAAAACCTAAAAGAGCCGCTGAGTATTGCTGGTGAGTGGAGATGGAAATAATAATTTGATGGATTTCTTGCCTTTTCCCTTCGGGGAATTGTGCTGCTAGCAGAAATAAAAAAACTCAAAACCTCGAAATAAAAAACACAGGTAAAGTTAATGGCGACATTAAAACAGAGGCTATTGAAATTGAGCTAGGCGCACAATACAATGGAAAACTCGAAATGCACCAACCAGGTAAAACTGAAAATAAAGTAGCGGTGAAAGCGTAGGTCTCATCTATTGGTTGGTGTCTCACCAACCAACATAATCCAACTCGGCATTAACCGCTAATATAGCTTTCCAATTGCGAAATGGTCTGTTTTTGATCTGCAATAATAAATTTTACCACATCACCGATGGAGACCATCCCTTTTACTTCACTGTTTTCTACAACCGGTAAATGACGGATGTGTTTATCTGTCATTAGTTCCATGCAATAATCAATACTATCGCTTAAATTAATGGTGATCGGACTACTCGTCATTGCTTCTTTAATCAAGGTATCTTTTGATGATTTGCCTTGAAGGATGATTTTTCTGGCATAATCGCGTTCCGTAAAAATGCCGTGTAGCCGATCATTTTCCATGACCAATACCGCGCTGATATTTTTTTCTGTCATTACTTTTAAAGCATCTAAAACAGAAATATTTTCTGATACCGAGATAATCCGTACCTGTTTGGTATCTAACAAGTGTTTTACGCTTTTCATAAAACTTAATTTGGTTATAACAATTTAAGAAATAATTAGCTGTAAATCAAAGTTTTATTTTAGGTTGTTCTCGGGTTTACAAACGGAGCACAGTTTTATGTAATCTAAACCTGACAGGAACGGCAGCTCTCAATTGAAAATTGGGACTATAGTGGATGGCAGGGCCGAAGCTGAGCTAAGAACTACAGGACTTGCTTTTCAAAAAATAGCTAAGACATGAAGTATTGGAACTGGTGTTGAAAAAATAGAAGTACTATTTTACAATCTGTAAACTCGCTTGTACTTTTAATTATTTGGCTTTCACAAAGGGATGTGGTAACTTTGCATCACATTTAAAAACAAATAATTATGTCATCAGTAGAGACAACTTATATCCCTTACAAAGTTAAGGACATTTCACTGGCAGAATGGGGCCGTAAAGAAATCGAATTAGCCGAAGCAGAAATGCCAGGTTTAATGAGCTTACGTAAAGAATTCGGTCCATCACAACCGCTAAAAGGTGCGCGTATTGCAGGCTGTCTGCACATGACTATCCAAACGGCGGTATTAATCGAAACATTGGTGGCCCTTGGTGCTGAAGTTACCTGGTCATCTTGCAATATTTTTTCAACTCAGGATCACGCTGCTGCTGCAATTGCTGCAGCTGGCATTCAGGTTTATGCCTGGAAAGGTTTAAACGAAGAAGAATTCGACTGGTGTATTGAGCAAACTTTACACTTCGGTCCGGAGCAGCAACCATTAAACATGATTTTGGATGATGGTGGCGACTTAACCAATATGGTTTTCGACCGTTTCCCTGAATTAATTGCGAACATTAAAGGTTTATCAGAAGAAACCACTACCGGTGTTCACCGCTTATACGAAAGAATGAAAAACGGAACATTGCACTTACCTGCAATTAACGTAAACGATTCGGTTACCAAATCTAAATTCGATAACAAATACGGTTGCCGTGAATCATTGGTTGATGCGATCCGTCGTGCTACTGAT
The nucleotide sequence above comes from Pedobacter riviphilus. Encoded proteins:
- a CDS encoding bactofilin family protein, with protein sequence MSCLFPSGNCAASRNKKTQNLEIKNTGKVNGDIKTEAIEIELGAQYNGKLEMHQPGKTENKVAVKA
- a CDS encoding M20/M25/M40 family metallo-hydrolase produces the protein MKYLFASALLCTTLFVNAQDKFGDVFAKINADVQQNSKAYQTLKYETETIGHRLTGSTNGAKAEQYAFDLLKSYGCEVKFQPFEVESWARKTISVEIGNDKNNLTKMKAVTLAHSPVSADVTGEIVDAGNGLEADYQASPEKFKGKIALIYLGVLPGSPAGTKSLHRSEKTAIATKYGAIGVIIINTVKDGVLLTGTASVTGKLISIPAVCIGLEDGTALKEKIKSQPQIAHIAMTNFSGLIKARNVVATFKGTEWPKDKIVVGGHLDSWDLATGAIDNGIGSFAIMDMARTFKKLNLKTKRTVEFVLFMGEEQGLLGSKAYIDQAKKDKTLSQVKFMLNYDMTNDPKGFSTSRAEMKDLFTAWGADIVKIDTGFKNLFNAGAGLHSDHQPFMLEGIPTGGGFGGKLPNNSGPFYHSDGDSFKLVDEQELKNTVRYSAMLTYALANTPKIPVGVQGEEELRAFLESQNLKEPLSIAGEWRWK
- a CDS encoding CBS domain-containing protein, yielding MKSVKHLLDTKQVRIISVSENISVLDALKVMTEKNISAVLVMENDRLHGIFTERDYARKIILQGKSSKDTLIKEAMTSSPITINLSDSIDYCMELMTDKHIRHLPVVENSEVKGMVSIGDVVKFIIADQKQTISQLESYISG
- a CDS encoding LysE family translocator; protein product: MIPFSNLLVFSLAALILVISPGPNMLYLISRSITQGKKAGLISLAGVICGFLFHIVMVSFGLTAVLFAVPYAYDTLRILGVLYLLYLAYQAVKPNSKSIFEAPQDLPHDKPSKLFSIGFLTNVLNPKVAVFYLSFFPQFIKSEYGSVMTQSLQLGITQVLVSFTINLIIVLSASKVAVFFAKSPKWVKVQKWFMASVLMGLAFKMALSKAK